Proteins encoded together in one Rhizobium sp. 11515TR window:
- a CDS encoding oligosaccharide flippase family protein, whose protein sequence is MDSFPFRPKRAVWTGLRHWLRARMPAIIGDGASTLVSKVVSQVVQLLIFLVAARVLESAEFGLYAFSSAIVVMLVVISEGGWGEFVMKAECTDRELDQIGTLSIVAGVLVTIVGLLASAIAWLLFGRPHEALLLVLFSCWFLPSSLYAVYDGLLVARGLLRKQAAIRIASEVAGLCAAMLGLWLGWNVFSLATGRLVSQLVCLAGSAAVLAWRPKLHLTWPFAREILEFSSHILSNRLILFLRSYSGTLAIGSFLGLAEAGYYRVAERIVAAFSELIGEPARMLAWTLFRRAAIVIGVDGRQVRDAGPSATIFMTVLMAISTPIYLGLSLISSDLIDIVLGEKWAPAAILVAILSIKQILLMPGYVTEALLSLSGNIRRMPPTLLLNAVVSVSLILLLAPFGVAAAAWGQCLASLISFLTSMHLQKNYGGLRWGRVLRKSGYLAVAIVLMASAVYGLGYFAGSLSTQRVLTVLLQVVSGGAIYICTLLALEKMSGGAVSILSGRR, encoded by the coding sequence ATGGATAGCTTTCCGTTTCGCCCCAAGCGCGCCGTCTGGACGGGCCTGCGTCACTGGCTGCGCGCCCGCATGCCCGCCATCATCGGCGACGGAGCCTCGACGCTGGTTTCGAAAGTCGTATCCCAGGTCGTTCAGCTCCTCATATTCCTCGTCGCCGCCCGCGTGCTGGAATCAGCCGAATTCGGTCTTTACGCATTCAGTTCGGCTATTGTCGTCATGCTCGTCGTGATCTCAGAAGGCGGATGGGGCGAGTTCGTCATGAAGGCCGAGTGTACGGATCGCGAGCTCGACCAGATTGGCACGCTTTCGATCGTCGCCGGGGTGCTCGTGACCATCGTCGGGCTGCTTGCTTCCGCCATTGCCTGGCTCCTTTTCGGCAGGCCGCATGAAGCGCTTCTCCTCGTTCTTTTCAGCTGCTGGTTTTTGCCATCGTCTCTTTACGCGGTTTACGATGGGTTGTTGGTCGCACGTGGCCTGCTGCGCAAGCAGGCCGCCATCCGCATAGCAAGCGAAGTTGCCGGGCTCTGCGCTGCGATGCTGGGGCTGTGGCTCGGCTGGAACGTGTTTTCGCTCGCGACCGGCCGGCTCGTTTCGCAGCTCGTTTGTCTTGCCGGTTCGGCAGCCGTGCTTGCCTGGCGTCCCAAGCTGCATCTCACATGGCCTTTCGCGCGCGAGATTCTCGAATTTTCTAGCCATATCCTGTCGAACCGGCTGATCCTCTTTCTGCGATCCTATTCCGGAACGCTCGCGATCGGCAGCTTTCTAGGCCTTGCGGAGGCAGGCTATTATCGCGTCGCGGAACGTATCGTTGCGGCATTTTCCGAACTCATCGGCGAACCGGCGCGAATGCTGGCCTGGACCCTGTTTCGCCGCGCGGCGATCGTGATCGGGGTGGACGGAAGACAGGTTCGCGACGCCGGACCCTCTGCAACGATCTTCATGACGGTTCTCATGGCGATTTCGACACCGATCTATCTCGGCCTTTCGCTCATATCGTCCGATTTGATCGACATCGTCCTCGGCGAAAAATGGGCGCCAGCGGCGATTCTGGTCGCGATCCTGTCGATAAAGCAGATCCTGTTGATGCCGGGCTACGTCACGGAAGCCCTGCTATCTCTGTCGGGCAACATTAGGCGCATGCCTCCAACCCTGCTGTTGAATGCGGTGGTCTCCGTCTCCCTGATCCTGCTTCTGGCGCCTTTCGGCGTGGCCGCTGCTGCCTGGGGACAGTGTCTGGCGTCGTTGATCTCCTTTTTAACATCGATGCACCTGCAAAAGAACTATGGCGGCCTTCGATGGGGGCGTGTGCTGCGCAAGAGCGGTTATCTTGCCGTTGCCATCGTGTTGATGGCGTCAGCGGTTTACGGGCTCGGCTATTTCGCCGGATCGCTGAGCACGCAGCGCGTATTGACTGTACTGCTGCAGGTTGTCTCGGGTGGAGCAATCTATATCTGCACGTTACTGGCTCTGGAGAAGATGAGCGGAGGTGCGGTTTCGATTCTATCGGGCAGGCGATAA
- a CDS encoding DegT/DnrJ/EryC1/StrS family aminotransferase: protein MAKVGLREWLALAPVFASGKLARYSDETGGPLGRFEADFSTKFGVRHTLATSSGTGALISALVAAGVGPGDEVLVPAYTWIATAAAPLAAGAVPVLVDIDRTLTMDPQDILRKITPQTRAIIPVHMSNMVCDMDSIMRIARENNLVVIEDACQAVGLHYKTKRVGTIGDFGAFSFNQFKNINCGEGGAVVTNDARLFARARMYHDIGSMFRGHLDNANEPPMLGVNFKASQIQGAMLNVQLKKLDPMIARMRERYDVMSEIFAKSGQIMVGPHNDIGNAAGLHVIFETSDEAKRFAEENKRGVYRLFDSSRHVYTNWQPVLQQRTGHPAMNPFHWTDRKIEYTPELCAQTLDILKRSCRISLGENYPVALVAYMARRMSRQAKSKNANLLYATI, encoded by the coding sequence ATGGCCAAGGTGGGGTTACGGGAGTGGTTGGCGCTCGCGCCGGTATTTGCTTCGGGCAAATTGGCACGCTACAGCGACGAGACCGGCGGCCCGCTCGGGCGCTTCGAAGCCGACTTTTCCACCAAGTTCGGTGTGCGCCATACCTTGGCCACGAGCAGCGGAACCGGCGCGCTGATCTCGGCGCTGGTTGCCGCCGGTGTCGGTCCCGGGGATGAAGTGCTCGTGCCCGCCTATACCTGGATCGCGACAGCTGCCGCTCCACTGGCCGCCGGCGCGGTGCCGGTCCTGGTCGATATCGACCGCACGCTCACGATGGATCCGCAGGACATCCTGCGTAAGATCACGCCGCAGACGAGGGCAATCATCCCCGTCCACATGTCGAACATGGTGTGCGATATGGACAGCATCATGCGCATTGCCCGCGAGAACAATCTCGTGGTCATCGAGGATGCCTGCCAGGCTGTCGGATTGCATTACAAGACCAAGCGGGTCGGTACGATCGGTGACTTCGGGGCCTTCAGCTTCAATCAGTTCAAGAACATCAATTGCGGGGAGGGTGGGGCCGTTGTCACCAACGACGCGCGGCTCTTTGCGCGTGCCCGGATGTATCACGACATCGGCTCCATGTTTCGCGGCCATCTCGACAATGCCAACGAGCCGCCCATGCTGGGGGTGAATTTCAAGGCGAGCCAGATTCAAGGCGCCATGTTGAACGTGCAGTTGAAAAAGCTTGATCCGATGATTGCCCGCATGCGCGAGCGCTACGATGTGATGAGCGAAATCTTCGCCAAGAGCGGGCAGATCATGGTGGGGCCTCACAACGATATCGGCAATGCGGCAGGCCTCCACGTCATCTTCGAGACCTCGGACGAGGCCAAGCGATTTGCCGAGGAAAACAAGCGCGGTGTCTATCGGCTCTTCGATTCCAGCCGCCATGTCTATACCAACTGGCAACCTGTTTTGCAGCAACGCACCGGCCATCCGGCGATGAACCCCTTCCACTGGACCGATCGGAAGATCGAATACACGCCGGAACTTTGCGCGCAGACACTCGATATCCTGAAGCGCAGCTGCCGCATCAGCCTTGGAGAAAACTATCCCGTTGCGTTAGTCGCCTATATGGCGAGGCGGATGTCGCGGCAGGCCAAATCGAAGAACGCCAATCTCTTATACGCAACGATCTGA
- a CDS encoding glycosyltransferase family 4 protein, producing the protein MARSSGLDRVVIINDRSAKIGGASNLAILSATLLQEAGVAVTYFAGDSAGSERPAADTVNLAAQPLMQQPRLSALASGLYSRQAYEGLSALMSRVDTKGTIYHVHGWSKILSPSIFRALWPVRDRVVLHAHDYFLSCPNGGFANYRRNQVCPLTPMSLGCLATNCDKRGYHEKIWRSARHMVREHYYPIQQFAANIIVVHQRMREYFVRGRIDMGNIETIRNPVEPFLDYPTEPWKKRDFFFVGRLEPEKGFEDAAIAARLAGGKLQIIGDGAGRVRLERDFPEVVIHGWKSKSEMRNILCDARALVISSRVPEPFGLAALEAVTSGIPVILPDTALLGDELAILGCGLTFQGGKVETLASEMRRLASDDILLRRLSVNCLRRSGELAHTPVSWRDALLTLYDRVLDRANAVRTNLRSTLNDDFSAAHRLIDEAG; encoded by the coding sequence GTGGCACGCTCATCCGGCCTCGATCGTGTTGTCATCATCAATGACCGCTCCGCCAAGATAGGCGGAGCATCGAATCTGGCGATACTCTCGGCCACTTTGCTGCAGGAAGCCGGGGTGGCCGTAACCTACTTCGCCGGCGATAGCGCCGGCTCCGAACGGCCGGCGGCCGACACCGTCAACCTGGCCGCGCAGCCGCTGATGCAGCAGCCGCGTCTCAGCGCACTTGCCAGCGGCCTTTATAGCCGTCAGGCCTATGAAGGCCTGAGCGCTCTCATGTCGCGCGTCGATACCAAGGGCACTATCTATCATGTCCACGGCTGGTCGAAGATCCTATCGCCATCGATTTTCCGCGCCCTATGGCCGGTTCGCGACCGAGTCGTCCTGCACGCTCACGACTATTTCCTCTCTTGCCCCAACGGAGGATTTGCCAATTACCGGAGAAACCAGGTCTGCCCTCTGACGCCGATGTCGCTCGGCTGTCTGGCGACAAACTGCGACAAGCGCGGCTATCATGAGAAGATCTGGAGATCGGCCCGCCATATGGTGAGGGAGCATTATTATCCCATCCAGCAATTTGCCGCCAATATCATCGTCGTGCATCAACGCATGCGCGAATATTTCGTTCGCGGGCGGATCGACATGGGCAATATCGAGACAATTCGCAACCCGGTCGAGCCCTTCCTCGATTACCCTACGGAGCCCTGGAAGAAGCGCGACTTCTTCTTCGTTGGTCGGCTGGAGCCGGAAAAGGGATTTGAAGATGCCGCGATCGCGGCGCGGCTTGCCGGTGGAAAGCTGCAGATCATAGGTGATGGCGCCGGCCGCGTTCGGCTGGAACGGGACTTTCCGGAAGTCGTCATTCACGGCTGGAAATCCAAGAGTGAGATGCGGAACATCCTTTGCGACGCGCGTGCCCTCGTCATTTCCTCCCGGGTGCCGGAACCTTTCGGATTGGCGGCGCTCGAGGCCGTGACGAGCGGCATACCGGTGATCTTGCCGGATACCGCGCTTCTCGGCGACGAACTTGCGATACTCGGATGCGGACTGACCTTTCAGGGCGGCAAGGTGGAAACGCTCGCAAGCGAAATGCGCCGGCTTGCCAGCGATGACATACTGCTTCGACGGCTGAGCGTGAATTGCCTCCGCCGATCAGGCGAGCTGGCGCACACACCGGTCTCATGGCGCGATGCATTGCTTACCCTTTACGATCGTGTTCTCGACCGTGCAAACGCTGTCAGAACGAACTTGCGGTCAACCTTGAACGACGACTTTTCAGCCGCCCATCGACTGATCGACGAAGCAGGTTGA
- a CDS encoding sugar transferase, which translates to MLSTFDSIAHRERARREAKRTERRGRVKRIVDLVLSGLGLLFLAPALLVIAIALLLVDGRPVIYRHTRIGRDGRPFDCLKFRTMRKDADRQLAELLLRDEARKQEWLSTQKLTNDPRVHWLGKYLRMSSADELPQLVNVQRGDMSMVGPRPIVAAELDRYGANLYCYLGLRPGITGLWQVNRRADTTYEERIQFDLDYFHGRSLRTDFAILVKTVGVVLLARNEKERLTK; encoded by the coding sequence ATGTTATCGACTTTTGACAGCATTGCCCATCGCGAGCGGGCTCGCCGCGAGGCAAAGCGCACGGAACGGCGCGGCCGCGTCAAGCGTATTGTCGACCTCGTTCTTTCCGGGCTCGGGTTATTGTTTCTGGCGCCGGCGCTGCTTGTCATCGCGATTGCATTGCTTCTGGTCGACGGCCGGCCCGTCATCTATCGCCATACGCGCATCGGCCGCGACGGACGCCCGTTCGACTGCCTGAAATTCCGCACGATGCGCAAGGATGCCGATCGGCAGCTGGCGGAGCTGCTTTTGCGTGACGAGGCGCGAAAGCAGGAATGGCTATCGACACAGAAGCTGACGAACGACCCGCGCGTGCATTGGCTCGGAAAATACCTGCGCATGAGCAGTGCCGACGAGCTACCACAATTAGTGAACGTTCAGCGCGGTGACATGAGCATGGTCGGGCCTCGGCCTATCGTTGCCGCGGAGCTCGATCGCTATGGAGCCAATCTCTATTGCTATCTGGGGCTGCGGCCGGGGATCACGGGCCTCTGGCAGGTCAACCGCCGTGCCGATACCACTTATGAGGAGCGTATCCAGTTCGATCTGGATTACTTCCACGGCCGTTCCTTGCGCACCGACTTTGCAATTCTCGTAAAAACGGTCGGCGTCGTGCTGCTCGCACGCAACGAAAAAGAACGTCTCACAAAATGA
- a CDS encoding GMC oxidoreductase — protein MITSDLRSMPEGIEIHADIAIIGGGPAGIAIARELADTRIRVLVIESGGQDYEAEIQALNSVENIGEPFVSANAVPEGRGYTDRLAWLNDVPAFELRNRMLGGSSHTWIGKCAAFDDIDFLNRPWLPLSGWPIDREQLLPALDRAGKLLNLGPNLYDERLFALLHSRPDDLGLNKRLLKPFFWQFSHMRHPRAEPTRFARLAGYIKAANISFLTHATVTEINVDSEGRRVTSLNLRSAIGRSATVRANTIVLCGGGVENARLLLASNSRLPAGIGNRHDVVGRYLCDHPRTSLCRFAGRDIDAIARHFNFYGLSHGGRTHFYLRGLSLSPEIQAHEGLTNCAAYPVQLHARDDPWAALKRLTKGAGKTVMGDLATVARSADMITSGLYERLVRKRGLPHRSTELRFDVMVEQQLDPESRIMLAQQRDRFGQPLPRVNWKIGQREIASVKRLAGLISNEFVRVGLPKPVVPDWIAARENTLPVFMDMAHPSCTTRMGTDPRTSVVNTDAMVHGIDGLFIAGSSVFPTPGHANPTLMLLALSIRLADHLKQRHASKQLHRPHHQSEADLSLHHG, from the coding sequence ATGATAACCAGTGACTTGAGATCTATGCCGGAAGGGATTGAAATACATGCCGATATTGCGATTATCGGTGGCGGCCCGGCCGGAATTGCGATCGCCCGCGAGTTGGCCGACACCCGCATTCGTGTCCTTGTCATCGAGAGCGGCGGCCAGGATTACGAGGCGGAAATCCAGGCGCTGAATTCCGTCGAGAACATTGGCGAGCCATTCGTTTCGGCGAATGCCGTACCCGAAGGGCGGGGCTATACCGACAGATTGGCATGGCTGAACGATGTTCCCGCATTCGAGCTTCGAAATCGCATGCTTGGCGGCAGCAGCCATACCTGGATCGGCAAATGCGCTGCCTTCGATGACATCGATTTCCTGAACCGGCCCTGGCTGCCGCTTTCCGGCTGGCCGATCGATCGCGAACAGCTGCTGCCTGCTCTCGATCGTGCCGGCAAACTGCTCAACCTCGGGCCGAACCTCTACGATGAACGCCTTTTTGCTTTGCTCCATTCACGCCCGGACGATCTCGGTCTTAACAAGCGGCTTCTCAAGCCTTTCTTCTGGCAATTCAGCCACATGCGCCATCCGCGTGCCGAACCGACGCGCTTTGCCCGACTTGCTGGCTATATCAAGGCCGCGAACATAAGCTTCCTGACGCATGCCACGGTGACCGAGATCAATGTCGACAGCGAAGGCCGCAGGGTGACCTCCCTCAATCTCCGGAGCGCCATCGGACGCAGCGCAACGGTCCGTGCAAACACGATCGTTCTTTGCGGCGGGGGCGTCGAGAATGCACGCCTGCTGCTCGCATCCAATTCCCGGCTGCCGGCGGGCATAGGCAACAGGCATGATGTTGTCGGCCGCTATCTCTGTGATCACCCCCGCACATCGCTCTGCCGCTTCGCAGGACGCGACATCGACGCGATCGCGCGGCATTTCAATTTCTATGGCCTCAGTCATGGCGGGCGCACGCATTTCTATCTTAGGGGCCTGTCTTTAAGCCCCGAAATTCAGGCACACGAAGGCCTTACCAACTGCGCCGCCTATCCGGTGCAGCTTCATGCTCGGGATGATCCCTGGGCGGCGCTGAAGCGCTTGACGAAGGGCGCGGGTAAGACCGTCATGGGAGACCTTGCGACAGTGGCGAGATCGGCTGATATGATCACCTCCGGACTCTACGAACGCCTCGTGCGCAAGCGCGGCCTGCCGCATCGCTCGACGGAATTGCGCTTCGACGTCATGGTCGAGCAACAGCTCGATCCCGAAAGCCGTATCATGCTCGCCCAACAGCGCGATCGCTTCGGTCAGCCATTGCCGCGAGTCAACTGGAAAATCGGTCAGCGCGAAATAGCAAGTGTCAAACGACTTGCAGGATTGATCTCGAACGAATTCGTTCGCGTTGGGTTACCAAAGCCAGTGGTGCCCGATTGGATTGCGGCAAGGGAGAACACCCTGCCCGTCTTCATGGATATGGCTCATCCTTCCTGCACCACCCGCATGGGAACCGATCCGCGAACGAGCGTCGTCAATACCGACGCCATGGTTCACGGCATCGACGGCTTGTTCATTGCCGGCAGCTCCGTATTTCCGACGCCGGGCCACGCCAATCCGACGCTGATGCTGCTCGCCCTGTCTATCCGACTTGCCGATCACCTCAAGCAGCGACACGCGTCCAAGCAATTGCACAGACCGCATCATCAAAGCGAAGCGGACCTATCGCTCCATCACGGCTAG
- a CDS encoding 4'-phosphopantetheinyl transferase family protein: MENIGPDTIDVWHWKLDMPLPDPGMYITLLSLDECVRTIRFVHDCDRHRFVAARTGMRVILGRYLGIPPRSIGFDYGDNGKPYVAIGGVCPIHFNLSHSADLAVLAVSDRYELGIDIEEIRFLKEDIAKWFFSRKEYQTLRSLPADGYLDGFYRCWTRKEAFIKAHGAGLSLPLDSFDVAFDRSKQSRLERLEGDEDAPQNWAILELATPANFAGAVVASTGGHQVCLRYRNGNISQMVSRASRM, encoded by the coding sequence ATGGAAAATATCGGGCCCGACACAATCGATGTCTGGCACTGGAAGCTGGACATGCCGTTGCCTGATCCCGGCATGTACATCACCTTGCTGTCGCTCGACGAATGCGTTCGGACCATTCGCTTCGTCCATGATTGCGACAGGCATCGTTTCGTCGCCGCCAGGACCGGGATGCGGGTGATCCTGGGGCGCTATCTCGGCATTCCGCCGCGGTCGATAGGCTTCGACTATGGCGATAACGGCAAGCCTTACGTCGCGATCGGCGGCGTTTGTCCCATCCATTTCAATCTCAGCCACAGCGCCGACCTGGCCGTCCTTGCTGTCTCCGATCGTTATGAACTCGGCATCGATATCGAGGAAATTCGGTTCCTGAAGGAAGACATTGCGAAATGGTTCTTCTCCCGCAAGGAGTATCAGACGCTTCGATCTCTGCCGGCTGATGGCTATCTGGATGGTTTCTATCGCTGCTGGACGCGCAAGGAAGCATTCATCAAGGCCCATGGTGCCGGCTTGTCGCTGCCGCTCGATAGTTTCGACGTCGCCTTCGACAGATCGAAACAATCGCGCTTGGAACGGCTGGAGGGAGACGAGGATGCACCGCAAAACTGGGCCATTCTGGAGCTTGCGACACCGGCCAACTTCGCTGGCGCCGTTGTCGCCTCGACCGGCGGGCACCAGGTATGCCTGCGCTATCGCAATGGAAATATCAGTCAGATGGTCAGCCGCGCATCGAGAATGTAG
- a CDS encoding methyltransferase, TIGR04325 family, with protein MTASLQSNLSWSAHARSALKSAAQTAAQGLSPLRLARGRLNYLLPFPRRFTGAYDTYQAAMAAARRQTMAGYDHDEIATVAFAKMCEVAPWDYPVLFWIRNLLHEIDGLVDAGGHMGTKYRAFRPLLPFDGAFRWVVYDLPAIVRAGRSLAEKEGLTSLSFVDRIADTGEMPLLLGSGLMQYLDMPLSGLLSQMPSRPQHLILNKVALRKGSAVVTLERIGKSYVPYHMRNEADFIDDIARLGYKQIDRWSIPSLSHAIDTHPELGRSESAGFYFRLG; from the coding sequence ATGACGGCTTCGTTGCAATCCAATTTGTCATGGTCGGCGCATGCGCGCTCGGCCTTGAAGAGCGCCGCACAGACGGCCGCTCAAGGGCTTTCGCCACTGCGTCTGGCCAGAGGGCGGCTCAACTATCTCCTGCCCTTTCCACGGCGGTTTACGGGCGCCTATGACACCTATCAGGCTGCCATGGCTGCCGCCCGCAGGCAGACGATGGCCGGTTACGATCATGATGAGATCGCAACCGTCGCCTTCGCCAAAATGTGCGAGGTGGCGCCCTGGGACTATCCGGTGCTGTTCTGGATCCGCAATTTGCTGCACGAGATCGATGGCCTCGTCGATGCTGGTGGTCACATGGGCACGAAATATCGTGCCTTCCGTCCTCTGCTGCCGTTCGACGGCGCTTTTCGCTGGGTCGTCTATGATCTGCCGGCCATCGTCCGCGCCGGACGGAGCCTTGCCGAGAAGGAAGGCCTGACAAGCCTGTCCTTTGTCGATCGGATCGCAGACACCGGCGAGATGCCATTATTGCTTGGATCGGGGCTGATGCAATATCTCGATATGCCGCTATCCGGACTGCTATCGCAAATGCCCTCCCGGCCGCAGCACCTGATCCTCAACAAGGTTGCGCTCCGCAAGGGCAGCGCCGTCGTCACGCTCGAGCGCATCGGCAAGTCCTATGTCCCCTATCATATGCGCAACGAGGCGGACTTCATCGACGATATCGCAAGGCTCGGCTACAAGCAGATCGACCGCTGGTCCATCCCCTCCCTGTCGCACGCCATAGACACGCACCCGGAACTCGGCCGCAGCGAGAGCGCCGGCTTCTATTTTCGGCTGGGCTAG
- a CDS encoding glucosamine inositolphosphorylceramide transferase family protein — translation MNETKPLRVGILVARGRALENWELMILDRILGTPGLELAAVLTHPHPFGDGKASKLLSWSARLETQALARQSVYSPKHFNSRRHFIDCYESDGDKTSTPDNITAASLRRLKLDLVIRMVPMSMGDEAIAALPFGEWAFNLSDRRSADVDWYGYAEVLARAPTADLVLYAKCSGKAGRFEIARASFNIKPSAARLSAFVRERSVTLLLRELTRLADTRRFNPSAFSSSTVDQAPSLGDLFRYGCIVAGSVSVKAFKSIRTRLRAESAIWTLYTGHGHIDDFDPSKAVEIPPSDNSIKADPFLFQEDGKCYLFYEAYSHGDRKAHIAVGRFDGDALIQVGVALERPYHLSYPFIFRDGDEIFMIPETHQARRLEVWRCREFPLKWELHATAFEGQSPADSVLIRHGGKWWLFTNLSDFHAYEDHCSELYLFEVDGPALTGIRPHKRNPVVIGSTEARGAGRIFERGGRLLRPSQHNAYGIYGYALNIMEIERLTLDDYCERRIRTVTPAFKAGLHGCHHFDAADGRYILDARLTI, via the coding sequence ATGAACGAGACTAAGCCATTGAGGGTCGGCATTCTCGTCGCGCGCGGACGTGCGCTCGAAAACTGGGAGCTGATGATCCTGGACCGAATTCTGGGTACCCCGGGTCTGGAGCTTGCAGCCGTGCTGACCCATCCTCATCCGTTCGGCGACGGCAAGGCATCGAAGCTGTTGTCCTGGAGTGCGCGATTGGAGACTCAGGCTCTTGCGCGTCAATCCGTCTATTCGCCAAAGCATTTCAATAGCCGGCGTCATTTTATCGACTGTTACGAATCCGATGGCGACAAGACAAGCACTCCCGACAACATCACGGCGGCATCGCTGCGTCGTCTGAAATTGGACCTCGTCATCCGCATGGTTCCAATGAGCATGGGCGACGAAGCGATCGCGGCTCTCCCATTCGGAGAATGGGCCTTCAACCTCTCCGATCGGCGATCGGCAGATGTGGATTGGTACGGCTATGCCGAGGTCCTTGCCCGTGCGCCGACTGCCGATCTGGTCCTCTATGCCAAGTGCAGCGGCAAAGCTGGCAGATTCGAGATTGCGCGGGCGTCATTCAACATCAAGCCCAGTGCAGCGCGATTGAGTGCTTTCGTGCGGGAGCGAAGCGTTACCCTTCTGCTGCGGGAACTGACACGGCTCGCCGACACCAGGCGGTTCAACCCATCCGCCTTCTCCAGCTCGACCGTCGATCAGGCACCATCGCTGGGCGACCTCTTTCGCTACGGCTGCATCGTCGCGGGATCGGTCTCGGTCAAGGCATTCAAATCGATCAGGACGAGGCTCCGCGCCGAGTCGGCCATATGGACGCTTTATACGGGACACGGTCACATCGATGACTTCGATCCGAGCAAGGCGGTCGAAATCCCACCTTCTGATAACAGCATCAAGGCCGATCCGTTCCTGTTTCAGGAGGATGGCAAATGCTACCTGTTCTATGAGGCTTATTCCCATGGTGACCGCAAGGCGCATATCGCGGTCGGCCGTTTCGACGGCGATGCGCTCATACAGGTCGGGGTGGCGCTGGAGCGCCCCTACCATCTTTCCTATCCATTCATATTTCGCGATGGCGACGAGATCTTCATGATACCGGAAACGCATCAGGCACGGCGGCTCGAGGTCTGGCGCTGCCGTGAGTTTCCGCTGAAATGGGAGCTGCATGCCACGGCTTTCGAGGGTCAATCGCCGGCCGATAGCGTCTTGATCCGCCATGGCGGCAAATGGTGGCTATTCACCAACCTGTCGGATTTTCATGCCTATGAAGACCATTGCAGCGAGCTCTATCTGTTCGAGGTCGACGGCCCGGCGCTCACAGGCATAAGGCCCCACAAGCGAAATCCGGTCGTCATCGGCAGCACCGAGGCACGAGGCGCAGGGCGCATCTTCGAACGTGGCGGCAGGCTCTTGCGGCCCTCGCAGCACAATGCATACGGCATTTATGGTTATGCTCTCAACATCATGGAGATCGAGAGACTCACGCTTGACGACTATTGCGAGCGCCGCATCCGCACCGTCACCCCGGCTTTCAAGGCCGGGCTCCATGGTTGCCATCACTTCGACGCCGCCGACGGACGCTACATTCTCGATGCGCGGCTGACCATCTGA